In the genome of Ferrovibrio terrae, the window GAACTCAGCCGCAGCGGCGGCTTCCGCGACGGCTTCTACCTGCGGCTCGACACCGAGACATTCACGCCGCTGCCCGATCAGGACATGCCGGGCGGTTTCTGAAGTCAGATCCCGCCGAGGCCACTGCTGTTACGGCAGCGGCAGCCGGACGGAGTACTGCGAGATCACCCGCAGCGGCACGCTGCCGGTATTGGTCACAGCCAGCACAGCATTGCCGATCGGGCCGCTGCTGTAGCGATCATAGAGTTCGATTTTGCCATTGGCCGGCACGGCCACCGTGGTGCCGCCCGCAGGAATCTGCAGGCTGCCGGCAACGTTGCTGCCGTTGGTAACGACGATGGTGGTGTAGTTGTTGCGCTCGGCAACATCGATCTGCGTCGTTGCGCCGGGTTGCACAACGAAGCTGCCGGCCTGCACCGGCGCTGCAGCCAAGCTTGTCGCGAGGACAACGGCAAGAGCAACAGCTGGAAGAAATGCGGCGGAAAAGGTGGCTTTTGTCATGGTCGGTCTCCAATGCTCCCGCATATTGCATTGCAATGGCGGCCGGAGCGATTGAACACAAGTATGGTTGCACATGACGAAAGGCCAAGACCACGCGTCTGGCAAAGTCGCCACCCTGCGGCGAGCGTCACAGTTTTCAATGCAAGCCCGCTTAGTAATCACACAGCAGTTAGAATTCGTTAGTTTTTCTACGTCATATGGAATATGTTTTGGTTAACGCTGCACGCAGGGGTCGGCCTGGGGAGAAGAGGCATGGGGCAGCACTACCCGTTTGTGAATTATAAGATCGACGGCAAAGTCGTCACCCTGATCATGGTGTCGGAATCCGGCGTCGCCACGCCGGAAATGGCCCAGCGGTCCATGGCTGCGTTCAAGCAGCGCCTGCAGAAAGATGATGTCGTGCTGGTCGCCAAGGGCGTCAGCCTTGCACCCATCTTCATCGGCGCCAAGCCTTACGTGGAAAAGCTGAAAGACCTGCCGCTGCACCAGATCGCCTGGGGCAAGGTCGAAATGTGACCTGCCGGCCGGGGCCAGATCCCGGTCGCCGCGATCCTGGCTGCGCCGCCGTCGCTTACTGGTCAGGCGATCCGCCGCTGCCCAGACGCTTTATCTCTTCCGGCATCTCATAGGCATCGAGTTCAAACGTCGCGACATCGCTGATGGTGATCTCGTGCTGCTCGACCATGCCGGGATTGCGAGCATGAATTTCACCATCGAGCTTGATGCAGCCCAGCAGATGATCGATACGCTCGCCGGTATTCGACAGCGGCAGCAGGATGCGCGAATAGCGGATATATGGCCGCCCGGCGAGATGCAGCGTGTTGCGACGATATTGAACCTTGCGGCCAAAAGCCGCGGCGCAGAAAGCTTCGTCGAAGAATTCGCGTAAAGGCGAGCGCAGCGCTTCATCCAGCCACAGGCCATGCAGCCGCGCCTGCACCAGCGCCTCAACATCGCTGCCGGCCAGGCGATAGCGGAAACGCTCTTCGCTGTGATCGACCTCGATGATGAACAGCGCCGGCAGCAGGAAGCGGATTTCGCCGGGCTCGATGACTGACCGCGGTGGCGGGAACCGGCTGGTCTTTTTCGACAGCCAGTAGAAATACAGATGCCGCAAATCCGGCTCGTCGATTTTTTCGGCGAAGCGCATGGTTTCTCCCTGCCTTGAGCCGTATTCCCCACTCACACTCGCGCCACTATGCCGCAAAAACCGTTACCTGTGGCGCAAGAACCACATGATCTGAAAAACCGATCATTTCTCCGAGAACAAGAAATTTCCCCATTTGAACGGACGCCGCAGGGATAACCTTCAGTCGATAAGAATCGTGCCTTTGGGCTTGGCGATATGACGCACCGGGCCTGGCGGCGGCAGACCCTTGCAATCGATCAGGCTGGCGCTGCCCAGATGCACATCCGTGAATTGCGCCTGGCCGAAGTCGACGCCCACCACCTTCGCGCCGCGCAGGTCCACGCCATTCAGATTGGTGCCGGTCATCTGCGGGTGGAACAGGCGACCGGTGGGCTGACCATCCGGCGTCGTCACCTCGGCGCCGATCAGTTGCGCGTTGCGGAAGGTGGCGGCGCCGAGATTGGCTTCACTGAAGATGGTGCCTGCACAGCAGGCTTCGTCAAAATTGACGCGCTGCAGATCGCAGCGGGTGAAGTTGGTGAATGTGAGCTGGGCGCAGACGAAATGCGCATCCGAGAGGTTGGCGTCGGTGAAATCGGCAGCGCGCAGGTCGCAGCCCGAGAAATCAGTGCCGCGCAGCTTGCGCCCGGAGAAGTTGGCGCGCTCGCCTTCGCTGCCGCCGGTGGCGATCCAGCGTGAATGGCTGGCGAGGATGGCCTCGATTTCGCCATGCATAGTCGCGTTGGCGCTGCGCATCGCGGCGCCGATCAGGTTGGCGCCGGTGACATTGACCATGCTGAGATCGACATTGCGCAGGTTTGCACCGCGCAGATCGGCGCCCTTCAGCTTGGCGCCATCGAGCTTGGCGCCGAGCAGGTTGCATTCCTTCATCTTGGCTTCGGTAAAATCGGCGCCGCTGAGATCAGCACCAGCGAGATTGACGCCGTAGAGGTTGGCGCGGGCGAAGCTGGCGCCGCGCGCCGACGCCACCGCCATGTCGGCTTCCTCAAGCTGGGTCAGCGACAGATCGGCACCCTCGAGATCGGCGCCACGCAGGGTCGTGACCTGCCGCCGTGTGCCGCGACTGTCCTGGATCTGCATCTGGCCTGGCCGCATGTCGGACTGGCGCAGGCTGGCACCGCGCAAGCACGCACCGAAGAAGTTGGCGCCGCGCAGATCGGCACGGTCGAACTGGATCTGGCTCAGATCAGCGGTGGCAAAATCGGCGGCAAACAGGTCGGCCCGTCGCAGGCTGGCCTTGACCAGGCTGGCGCTAATGAAGCGGCAGGCCGCCAGCACCGCATCGTCGAGTTGCGCCCCGTCCAGGACCAGCCGGGAGAAATCCTCGTCGCGGTATTTCAGGCGCTCGCCGCCCTGGCGCTGGGCCATATAGGCGGCATGGCGCGAAAAGGCGTGCAGCAGGGTTGGTGGAGGGAGACGGCGGTCGGTCATCGTGGCCTTCTGTCAGCCCCGGCGTTCTGTCAGGGATGCGCTGCAACTCTAGCGGGACCACGGCGCGCGCGCCAACAGATTCATGCCGTGATGAGGCTGATATCGGCGAGTTTACGTAGCCGCGGATACACGCGGCGATACCTGCGCCCGTCTCAGACGTCGCCGTTGATACCGACGCAGTTGCGCAGGTCGGCGCCGGAGAAATTGGCACGGCTGAGTTTGGCCTTGCTCAGGTCGATATGGTCGAGCACCGCACCGCGCATATCGGCGCCGGTCAGGTCGACATCGAGCATGATCGGATAGAGCGTGCGGCCAGTGGCCTGCTGGCTGGCGCTGAACAGCGGGGCGCCGACCAGCTTGGCGCCGCGGAAGGTGGCTTCGGCCATGTTGGCGCTGGTGAAATTGACGCCGCCGAGATCGGCCTGGTCGAAGTTCACCTTGTGCATGTCGGCACCCAGGAAGCTGGCGAACAGCAGCTGCGCGCTGGAAAAATCGGCGCCCTTGAGGTCGCAGCCATGCAGCTCCGCGCCGCGCAGGTCGCAACTGGAGAAATCGCAACCCACCAGCTTCTTGCCATTGAGGATGGCGCGCGACCCTTCGGCACCGCCCGTGGCGATCCAGCGGCTATGCGCGTGCAGGATCACCTCGATCTCGGTCGGCAGATTGGCGGCTTTACGGTAGGTCGCCGCCGACAGGTCGACGCCCTTCAGGTTCACCTTGGAGAGATCGACGTTGCGTAGATTTGCACCGCGTAAATCTGCACCTTGTAACAGCGCGCCTTCCATCCGCGCGCCGATCAGGTTGACGTCGCGCAGACGGGCAGAGGTGAGGTTGGCGCCCGAGAGATCGGCGCCGGCCAGGTTCACCGCGAACAGGCTGGCATTGGCGAAATTCGCGCCGGTGGCGGACGACACCGACATATTGGCTTCGTCGAGCTGGGCCGAGCGCAGGTCGGCACCATCGAGCTTGGCTTCCGACAGGTTGGCGGTCTGCGACTTGGTGCCGCCGCCCTCGACCAGGATCTGGCCCGGGCGCAGGTCGGCCTGGTTCAGCGACGCACCACGCAGCACGGTCTTCATCATGTTGGCGCCGCGCAGGTCGGCGCGATCCAGGATCGCACCCGACAGGTCGGCGCGCATGAAATCGACAGCAAAGAGATCGGCGCGGCGCAGTTCGGCCTTCACCAGCGAACTGCCGCTGAGCAGGCAGCGCGCCAGCACGGCGTCGTTCAGCTTCGCATTGTCGAACCGGAAGAAGGACAGATCCTCGCCGCGGCGCTGCAGACGCTCGCCTTCGCTGCGCCCGCCGGCCCAGGCGGCATGGCGGGACAGGGCGACAGTCAGGTGCTGCGGTGGAAAACGAAGTTCAGGCACTGCCAATAAATCCTTGCCGCCGGGCTTGTATCCCTGACGGGTATTGTCCTCGGGTTATTTCCATTTTGACAATAGTGCGGCACGGTCGCAGGCGGCAAGCCGATTTCAGACTGAGTCGCAGAATCCTACTGAATCTCGCCCCGACGGCTTACGAGACGACACCGGAGCAATCCCGCAAACGGCCGTGCTTCAGCAGGCTGCCGGTCTGGATCGCCGAGCTGAAATCTACTCCCTCGATGATCGCCCCCCGGAAATTCGCCTGGGACAGGTCGCTTCGCGTGAATTGCGGATAGAGCAGGCGACGGCTACCGCCGCGTGCACCGAGCAGGACCGCGCCGGTCAGGCGGGCTTCGAAAAAACTGGCGCCTGCCAGCTGCGCATCGCTGAAATTGGCGCCGGACAGATCGGCGCGATCAAACCGTGCACCCGCGAGGTCGGCACTGCTGAAATTGGCGAACATCATTTCGGATTCTGTGAAATCCGCATTCCTGCACTGGCTGCCGCTGAAATCGGCGCCCCGCAAGTCGCAGCCGACAAACTCGCAGTTGACCAGATTGAGTCCGCGCAGGCGCGCAGGCTCGCCCTCGGCACCGCCGGTGGCAATCCAGCGGCTGTGCGATGCCAGCATGGCCTCGATCGGCGGTGGCAATGCCGATCCGCGCCGCATGGTGGCGCCCTGCAGGGAGGCGCCGGTCAGGTCGACGCGGCTGAGATCGACGTTCCGCAGGTTGGCGCCGCGCAGGTCTGCACCGCGGAGTTTCGCGCCTTCCATCATGGCGCCGACGAGATTGGCCTCTTTCAGTCGGGCGCCGGTGAAATCGGCGCCGCTGAGATCGGCACCGGCAAAATTCACGGCATGGAGGCTGCTGTTGGCGAAACTGGCATTCCGCGCCGAGGCCACGACCAGGCGCGCCTCATCGAGTTGTGCACTGCCAAAATCGGCATCGTCGATCACCGCACCTTCCAGATTGGAGACGATGGACGCATTCCCGTCCGAGGCCGCCTGCATGATATGGCCCGGCCGCAGATCGACCTGTTGCAGCGAGGCCTTTTTCAGGATCGCGCGGCCGAGATCGGCGCCACGGAGATCGGCGCGGTCGAGGGTGGCTTTGGTAAGATCGGCATCGACAAGGCTGGCGCAGAAGAGGTCAGCGCGGCGCAATTGTGCTCCGGCCAGACAGGCATTGCTGAAATCCGCGCGGGTCAGAACGGCATCGTCGAGCCAGGCATCGTCGAGCCGAAGCGAAGCGAAGGTGCCACCCGCCGCCTGCAGACGCACACCTCCCTGCCGGCCGGCTGCATAGGCCGCGTGCCGTGACAGGGTCAGTTGAAATTCACGCGTAGGCAGATGGCGATTGGGCATGGCGTTATCCGCAATGCGCGCATCTTAGGCAAGCTGTGCTGACGAAGTAGGTTGAGATTCGGTTATTCGGAGGCGCTGGTGATCAGCGCTTGATCCCGATGCATTCACGCAGGTCGGCGCCCTGCAGGTTCGCCCCGACCAGTTTGGCCTGGGTGAAATCGATGCCTTCGAAAGCCGCGCCGCGCATGTCGGCGCTGCTCAGATCGGCCTGCTCGAAACGCGGGTAGATCACCTTGCCGGTGCGCTGGTTGCGCACATTGTAAAGCTCGACGCCGGCCACCTTCGCGCCGCGCCAGCGGCTGGCGGCCAGCAGGGCTTGGGAGAAATTCGCGCCGCTGAGATCGGCCATGTCGAAATTCGCCTTGGCCAGATTGGCCTCGATGAAGCTGGCGAACATCATCTGCGCATTGGAGAAGTCGGCGCCTTCGAGCGATGCGCCATGCAGCTCGGCGCCACGCAGGTCGCAGCCGGCGAAATTGCAGCCATCGAGTTTCAGGCCGCTGAGAATGGCGCGCTTGCCCTGCGCTCCGTTGGTGGCGATCCATACGCTATGTTCCTGCAGCGCGGTTTCGATCGCCTGCGGCAACTGATCGCCCTTGCGGTAGATCGCACCCTGCAGCGACACGCCTTCGAGATTAACTTTGCTGAGATCGACGTTGCGCAGGTTGGCGCCGCGCAGATCGACGCCCTTGAGCTTGGCGCCTTCCAGATTGACACCGATCAGGTTGGCGTCCTTCAGCTTGGTGCCGGTCAGGTTGGCGCCGCTGAGATCCGCGCCGGCCAGGTTGACGGCAAACATGCTGGCGCCGCCGAAATTCGTGCCTGATGCCGAGGACACCGACATGTTGGCTTCATCGAGCTGGGCGTTCTTGAAATCCGCGCCGTCCAGCTTGGCGCCATCGAGATTGGCGTTGACCTGTTTGCTCTCGCTGGTCTCGGCGATCATGATCTGGCCAGGCCGCAGGTCGACCTGGCTCAGCGAGGCATTGCGCAGGATGGCGCGCCCCATATTGGCGCCGCGCAGATCGGCGCGATCCAGCACCACACGGGTGAGATCGGCGTCCTGGAAGTCGGCGCAGAAGAGATCGGCACGGCGGAATTCCGCATTGGCCAGCGACGCATTGCCGAAACCGGCACGCGACAGGATCGCGTCATCGAGCTTGGCGC includes:
- a CDS encoding PAS domain-containing protein, with protein sequence MRFAEKIDEPDLRHLYFYWLSKKTSRFPPPRSVIEPGEIRFLLPALFIIEVDHSEERFRYRLAGSDVEALVQARLHGLWLDEALRSPLREFFDEAFCAAAFGRKVQYRRNTLHLAGRPYIRYSRILLPLSNTGERIDHLLGCIKLDGEIHARNPGMVEQHEITISDVATFELDAYEMPEEIKRLGSGGSPDQ
- a CDS encoding pentapeptide repeat-containing protein — protein: MTDRRLPPPTLLHAFSRHAAYMAQRQGGERLKYRDEDFSRLVLDGAQLDDAVLAACRFISASLVKASLRRADLFAADFATADLSQIQFDRADLRGANFFGACLRGASLRQSDMRPGQMQIQDSRGTRRQVTTLRGADLEGADLSLTQLEEADMAVASARGASFARANLYGVNLAGADLSGADFTEAKMKECNLLGAKLDGAKLKGADLRGANLRNVDLSMVNVTGANLIGAAMRSANATMHGEIEAILASHSRWIATGGSEGERANFSGRKLRGTDFSGCDLRAADFTDANLSDAHFVCAQLTFTNFTRCDLQRVNFDEACCAGTIFSEANLGAATFRNAQLIGAEVTTPDGQPTGRLFHPQMTGTNLNGVDLRGAKVVGVDFGQAQFTDVHLGSASLIDCKGLPPPGPVRHIAKPKGTILID
- a CDS encoding pentapeptide repeat-containing protein, whose product is MPELRFPPQHLTVALSRHAAWAGGRSEGERLQRRGEDLSFFRFDNAKLNDAVLARCLLSGSSLVKAELRRADLFAVDFMRADLSGAILDRADLRGANMMKTVLRGASLNQADLRPGQILVEGGGTKSQTANLSEAKLDGADLRSAQLDEANMSVSSATGANFANASLFAVNLAGADLSGANLTSARLRDVNLIGARMEGALLQGADLRGANLRNVDLSKVNLKGVDLSAATYRKAANLPTEIEVILHAHSRWIATGGAEGSRAILNGKKLVGCDFSSCDLRGAELHGCDLKGADFSSAQLLFASFLGADMHKVNFDQADLGGVNFTSANMAEATFRGAKLVGAPLFSASQQATGRTLYPIMLDVDLTGADMRGAVLDHIDLSKAKLSRANFSGADLRNCVGINGDV
- a CDS encoding pentapeptide repeat-containing protein yields the protein MPNRHLPTREFQLTLSRHAAYAAGRQGGVRLQAAGGTFASLRLDDAWLDDAVLTRADFSNACLAGAQLRRADLFCASLVDADLTKATLDRADLRGADLGRAILKKASLQQVDLRPGHIMQAASDGNASIVSNLEGAVIDDADFGSAQLDEARLVVASARNASFANSSLHAVNFAGADLSGADFTGARLKEANLVGAMMEGAKLRGADLRGANLRNVDLSRVDLTGASLQGATMRRGSALPPPIEAMLASHSRWIATGGAEGEPARLRGLNLVNCEFVGCDLRGADFSGSQCRNADFTESEMMFANFSSADLAGARFDRADLSGANFSDAQLAGASFFEARLTGAVLLGARGGSRRLLYPQFTRSDLSQANFRGAIIEGVDFSSAIQTGSLLKHGRLRDCSGVVS
- a CDS encoding pentapeptide repeat-containing protein, which codes for MVDRNIPPHEVQVVLSRHAAFLAGRPGGTRLQSPGVHYENLKLDGAKLDDAILSRAGFGNASLANAEFRRADLFCADFQDADLTRVVLDRADLRGANMGRAILRNASLSQVDLRPGQIMIAETSESKQVNANLDGAKLDGADFKNAQLDEANMSVSSASGTNFGGASMFAVNLAGADLSGANLTGTKLKDANLIGVNLEGAKLKGVDLRGANLRNVDLSKVNLEGVSLQGAIYRKGDQLPQAIETALQEHSVWIATNGAQGKRAILSGLKLDGCNFAGCDLRGAELHGASLEGADFSNAQMMFASFIEANLAKANFDMADLSGANFSQALLAASRWRGAKVAGVELYNVRNQRTGKVIYPRFEQADLSSADMRGAAFEGIDFTQAKLVGANLQGADLRECIGIKR